ACGTCTGCTGATTGGTCGTCATCACGCCCGACCCGACTCCGGCCAGGTCCGTCGGCACGTGGGAGAGCACGATCCGGAACAGCGTCGTCATCGCGAGCGCGTTCCCGACGCCGATCGCCACCATCGCGGGCGCCAGATCGACGATCGTCACGTGCGGCCATGCCGCCAGCGTCGTGCACAGCAGCGTCACCATGCCGATCGCCGTGATCGCGCCGCCCACCGGGACGACCTTCTGCCCGTACCGCGTCACCAGGCGGCTGCTCAGCATCGACACCGTGAAGTACGCGACCGCCAGCGGTGTCAGCGCGGCGCCCGCGCCCAGCGGGCCGAAGTGCAGGTCGACCTGCAGCGTCATCGCGAACACGAACATGAACGAGCCGAACGCGCCGAAGAACGGGATCGCCACCATCAGCCCGCGCCGCACGCTCGGCAGCCGCATCACCGACGGCGGCAGCAGCGGCGTTCCGCCCAGCCGCTCCAGACGCCGTTCGACGTGCACGAACGCCGCGGCCGCGAAGGGTGACACCGCCAGCAGCGCGATCGACCACGCCGGCCAGCCCAGTGCGCGGCCTTCCATCAACGGCACCAGCAACGACAACAGCGTCAACGCCAGCAGCGCCGTGCCGAGCCGGTCCACGCCCAGCGGGTTGTGCGCGCGGCTTTCCGGCAGCTTGCGGGCCATCACCAGCACCACCAGGCCGATCGGCACGTTCACCAGGAAGATCGGCCGCCAGCCGGTGCCGAACACGTCGGCCGCCACCAGCGCGCCGCCGAGCAGCTGGCCGACCACCGTCGAGATGCCGCCCGTCGCGCCGTACAACCCCAGCGCGCGGGATCGCCGCTCGCCCGACGTCGTCGCCTGGATGATCGAGAGCACCTGCGGCAGCAGCAGTGCCGACGCCGCCCCCTGCGCGGCGCGGGCCACCACCAGCGTGCCGGCCGTCGGGGCGAGTCCGCAGGCCAGAGACGTCAGGGTGAACAGCCAGAGCCCGGCGAAGAACAGCCGTCGCCTGCCGAACGAGTCGCCGAGGCGGCCGCCGACCACCAGCAGCACCGCGTACGCGATGCCGTAGGCGGCGACCACCAGTTCCAGGGTGGCGGTGGACGCGTGGAGGTCGGCATCGATCGTCGGGAGTGCGACGTTGACGATGAAGAAGTCGATGATCGGCAGCGCCGCCCCCAGCAGCACCGTGACCAGGCCGGCGGGGGTCAGTCCCGGTCGGGCCGGAGCGCCGGTCGTGATTGGCGCGAGTTGAGTCGTGGTCATGACTACTACGATCGGCCTCGACTGAACCTGGTACCAGTTGCTGTTTATCCGGGTATTGGCCACTACCTGGTACCAGTTTCGGCGGCGTGTCATCCTGGCACCATGACCACCGCTGTCGAATCCGAGCTCCGCCGCCGAGAGCTGGCGAGGTTCCTGCGCAGCCGGCGCGAGCGGATCACGCCCGAGCAGGTCGGCCTTCCGATCTTCGGCCGCCGACGGACGCCGGGGCTGCGCCGTGAAGAGGTCGCGCAGCTCGCCGGCGTCGTGGTCACCTGGTACACGTGGCTGGAGCAGGGCCGCGACATCAACGCGTCCGAGCAGGTCCTGCAGGCGATCGCCCGCACGCTGCGGCTCGACCCGCACGAGCACACCCACCTCTTCCGCCTGGCCGGCGCGCCCGCGCCGGAGCGGGAGAAGGACTGCCAGGTCATCACGCCGGCTTTTGCGCTGATGCTCAAGAAGCTTGAGCCGTACCCGGTCGCGATCCGCAACGCGCGGTGCGACCTGCTCGGCTACAACCGCGGCTACACCTGGCTCATGGGTGACGTCGACGCCATCCCGTTCGAGGACCGCAACACCCTGGTCCAGTGCCTGCTCAACCCGGAGTGGCGCAAGCGGATGCTCGACTGGGACACGAACATCCCGCGCGTGATCGCGTCCTTCCGCGCGGCGATGGCCGACCACGTCGCCGAGCCGGCGTGGAAGCAGCTGGTGAAGCGCCTCAAGGC
This window of the Amycolatopsis balhimycina FH 1894 genome carries:
- a CDS encoding MFS transporter, which codes for MTTTQLAPITTGAPARPGLTPAGLVTVLLGAALPIIDFFIVNVALPTIDADLHASTATLELVVAAYGIAYAVLLVVGGRLGDSFGRRRLFFAGLWLFTLTSLACGLAPTAGTLVVARAAQGAASALLLPQVLSIIQATTSGERRSRALGLYGATGGISTVVGQLLGGALVAADVFGTGWRPIFLVNVPIGLVVLVMARKLPESRAHNPLGVDRLGTALLALTLLSLLVPLMEGRALGWPAWSIALLAVSPFAAAAFVHVERRLERLGGTPLLPPSVMRLPSVRRGLMVAIPFFGAFGSFMFVFAMTLQVDLHFGPLGAGAALTPLAVAYFTVSMLSSRLVTRYGQKVVPVGGAITAIGMVTLLCTTLAAWPHVTIVDLAPAMVAIGVGNALAMTTLFRIVLSHVPTDLAGVGSGVMTTNQQTSLALGVATLGSLYAALSAPGAMGARDAFAVVIGLIAVLATVVAITGRRLPDPRG
- a CDS encoding helix-turn-helix transcriptional regulator, giving the protein MTTAVESELRRRELARFLRSRRERITPEQVGLPIFGRRRTPGLRREEVAQLAGVVVTWYTWLEQGRDINASEQVLQAIARTLRLDPHEHTHLFRLAGAPAPEREKDCQVITPAFALMLKKLEPYPVAIRNARCDLLGYNRGYTWLMGDVDAIPFEDRNTLVQCLLNPEWRKRMLDWDTNIPRVIASFRAAMADHVAEPAWKQLVKRLKAESPLFAELWPHHDVNSEPIRTKRYLHPDVGLLRFNFTYLYYGRRSEITMSTYTPADEETAAKLPLFFD